The nucleotide sequence TAATACTGCCTTAGGGCGCGAAAGGCTGCTGCAACCTTTTGGTGATCTTTCTGCCCCGGTGTCAGCTCTAACCCTGAGTTAAAGTCCAGTCCGTAGAAGCCCTGGGTGGCAGCGCTGCTGGCATTGTCTGCATCTAAACCGCCTGCGAGCATGGCGTCTTGTTTGTTTGGAAGTTGTTGTTGCCAGTTAAAGGTGAGGCCAGTGCCGCCAAACTGAACGCCGCTTGCCTTGCTGCTCTTGCTATCAAACAAGATACGCTCAACATTGGTTGGGATAGATAATTCACTGGCGGTTGCATCAACATCAATGGGGATAGCTTTCCAGATCTGTGCCGTGCTATCTGCGGCCGCTAATGCGTTGCGTACTTGGCTTATCTCATATTCAGATTCGTTGCCATGGAGCTGTACTGCATAGAGGTCAAGTTGTGAGGCAACTTCAGCGATATGTTCAGGCACTTCGTTGACAAACACACCGACAAAATAGAGTTGTTTATCGGTAGCCCGCTGCGCTTGAGTGAGGACCAGTGCTTGCTCTGGGCTGATATACCGCGGTGATTTTTTAGCAAAAATAAGTCCGCCGTACACCGCGCCAGCATCAGCTACGTTGTTGCTGTCAACAACGGATGTCAGTCCGCACACCTTGTTATGGCCAAGAGTGAGCGTACGACAGGCTAAGTCTAAATCATCAGCGGCCATCAAGGAGCTGCCCACAAGGAAACCATCAACGAGTGGGCTTAAACGGCGTACTTGGGCTTGGTTGTATATGCCAGACTCACTTATCACCACGCGATCGGCAGGAATATGAGGTGCGAGCTCCTCTGTGGTGGCTAAATCTGTCGACAGGTCACGCAGGTTACGGTTGTTGATGCCAATAATTGCGGCATTCAAGTCGATGGCTCGCTTGAGTTCAGCTTCGTTACTCACTTCTGTCAGTATATCTAAGCTGTATTTTTCAGCCTCTGTAGCAAGCTTGCGGTATTGCTTATCGTCCAGTACCGACAACATTAATAAAATAGCGTCGGCGCCTTGGTGTGCGGCTAATTTAACTTGATAGGTGTCAACGAAAAAGTCTTTGCATAATATCGGTTGTTTAACCCGAGCGCGGACTTGAGGAATATAATCCATGTCACCTTGAAAAAATTGCTCGTCAGTAAGCACTGAGATGCACGCAGCGTAATGATTATAAACATCGGCTATCGCTTGGACATCAAAATGCTCGCGGATAAGGCCCTTAGAAGGACTGGCTTTTTTACACTCGAAAATAAAACCAGCGTTGGGGGCTTTTAATG is from Shewanella sp. MTB7 and encodes:
- the trpCF gene encoding bifunctional indole-3-glycerol-phosphate synthase TrpC/phosphoribosylanthranilate isomerase TrpF produces the protein MSGVTVSYSSTEEVSNVLTRIVDTKADHIAALKIRFPEASLQPKISDRSLFDALKAPNAGFIFECKKASPSKGLIREHFDVQAIADVYNHYAACISVLTDEQFFQGDMDYIPQVRARVKQPILCKDFFVDTYQVKLAAHQGADAILLMLSVLDDKQYRKLATEAEKYSLDILTEVSNEAELKRAIDLNAAIIGINNRNLRDLSTDLATTEELAPHIPADRVVISESGIYNQAQVRRLSPLVDGFLVGSSLMAADDLDLACRTLTLGHNKVCGLTSVVDSNNVADAGAVYGGLIFAKKSPRYISPEQALVLTQAQRATDKQLYFVGVFVNEVPEHIAEVASQLDLYAVQLHGNESEYEISQVRNALAAADSTAQIWKAIPIDVDATASELSIPTNVERILFDSKSSKASGVQFGGTGLTFNWQQQLPNKQDAMLAGGLDADNASSAATQGFYGLDFNSGLELTPGQKDHQKVAAAFRALRQY